From a region of the Coffea eugenioides isolate CCC68of unplaced genomic scaffold, Ceug_1.0 ScVebR1_2032;HRSCAF=2990, whole genome shotgun sequence genome:
- the LOC113756174 gene encoding cytochrome P450 76C3-like, with amino-acid sequence MPTILCFLLIAIAVFLVCGRGHKPRKLPPGPCPLPILGNLFQLGGEKLYHRAVTKLSKVYGPLMSIKLGNQMIFVVSSPNLVREISKKYDHTFTRRLDLDASRALDHHKFSIAWIPSGKKWNNIRKLFKEQIFSSERLNASQGLREEKVKQLCDHVHEHSISGQPLNVCAAAFTTSLNFLSNTLFSIDFAHYDSNSCKYLEEIICGLTNTMGRPNLADFFPGLRFMDPQGIRHETEVYFVKLFEAFEDIITERLQARGTSPTSGSGKSDLLEVFLDLCQHREAGWSCNDVKHFLLDLFFGATDTTSSTVEWAMVELLRSPDKKEKARAEIREVIEQGKSVKESDISRLPYLQAVVKETLRLHPPAPIVPRKADTDIEVDSYILPKDSLIVFNLWGMGRDSNLWLNPDSFVPERFLNSEIDDKGQHFKLTPFGTGRRICVGYPLAQRMLHLMLASLVHNFDWKLEEGIKPEDVDMSERPGLTVQKAVPLMAIPIRTSI; translated from the exons ATGCCAACTATCCTCTGTTTTTTGCTAATAGCAATCGCAGTTTTTCTGGTTTGCGGCCGGGGTCACAAACCAAGAAAGCTTCCTCCGGGGCCTTGCCCATTACCAATCCTCGGTAATCTCTTCCAGCTTGGTGGAGAGAAACTGTACCACAGAGCAGTAACAAAACTCTCTAAAGTTTATGGACCTTTGATGTCAATCAAGCTGGGAAACCAAATGATATTTGTTGTGTCATCCCCAAATCTTGTTCGTGAAATATCTAAAAAATATGATCATACTTTCACTAGAAGACTCGATTTAGATGCGTCCCGAGCACTCGACCACCATAAGTTCTCCATTGCGTGGATACCATCAGGTAAAAAATGGAATAATATTCGTAAACTGTTCAAAGAACAAATTTTCTCCTCAGAACGACTCAATGCAAGCCAAGGGTTACGTGAAGAAAAGGTGAAACAACTTTGTGATCACGTGCATGAACATAGCATTAGTGGGCAACCACTGAACGTATGTGCTGCTGCCTTCACAACATCTCTCAATTTCCTGTCCAACACTTTATTTTCCATTGATTTTGCTCATTATGACTCTAATTCATGCAAATATCTCGAAGAAATCATATGTGGTTTGACGAATACTATGGGTAGACCAAATTTGGCGGACTTCTTTCCGGGACTCAGATTCATGGATCCCCAAGGTATTAGGCACGAGACTGAGGTTTATTTTGTGAAACTGTTTGAAGCTTTTGAAGATATCATTACTGAAAGATTACAAGCAAGAGGCACATCCCCCACTTCTGGTTCGGGAAAAAGTGACCTGTTAGAAGTTTTCCTTGATCTCTGTCAGCATCGTGAAGCAGGGTGGAGTTGCAACGACGTGAAACATTTCCTTTTG GATTTGTTTTTTGGAGCAACAGATACAACTTCATCCACAGTGGAATGGGCAATGGTAGAATTACTAAGAAGCCctgacaaaaaggaaaaagctaGAGCAGAAATCAGGGAAGTCATTGAGCAAGGCAAATCTGTTAAAGAATCAGACATCTCAAGACTCCCTTACTTGCAGGCAGTTGTTAAAGAGACTCTTCGGTTGCACCCTCCTGCCCCCATAGTACCGCGCAAAGCTGATACAGATATTGAAGTTGACAGCTACATCTTGCCAAAAGATTCTCTAATAGTGTTCAACCTTTGGGGCATGGGTAGGGATTCAAACCTGTGGCTTAATCCTGATTCCTTTGTGCCCGAACGATTCCTGAACTCCGAAATTGATGATAAAGGCCAGCATTTTAAGCTCACTCCTTTTGGTACGGGAAGGAGAATTTGTGTTGGATATCCACTGGCTCAGCGAATGCTGCATCTTATGCTGGCTTCTCTTGTTCATAACTTTGATTGGAAGCTTGAAGAGGGGATTAAACCAGAAGATGTGGACATGAGCGAAAGGCCTGGATTGACAGTGCAGAAGGCAGTGCCTCTCATGGCTATTCCAATAAGAACctcaatttaa